In Thermovirga sp., the genomic stretch CCGGGGCCATCCAGTGCGGGTTCTGCACACCGGGCTTTATCATAAGCACCAAGGCCCTTTTGGACAGCAACCCCGACCCGGATCGCGCAACCATCAGGGAGTGGTTCCAAAAGAACCGGAACGCCTGCCGCTGTACGGGATACATCCAGATAACCGACGCGGTGATGCTCGCTGCCAAGGTACTGCGCGGTGAAGAAGAGATGACCGACTTCTCGGAACTGCTCGGAAAAGACGGTTCCGTCTGGGGGACGAGATACCCGAGGCCTAACGCCGTTTACAAGGCTACGGGAACCTTTGACTTCGGCGACGACGTGAAACTGAAATTGCCCGAAGGCACACTATTCGCTGTACCGGTCTGCCCGGAGACTCACCACGCCGTAGTGAAGTCGATCAACTTCGCTGAAGCGGAGAAAATACCCGGCGTATACAAGATCGTCACCGCCGAGGATATCTTTGCCAACAAGGGTACCAACCGAATCCGCGGTCAGGTGGGCTCCGAGACGACCAGCACCGACGGGTGGGAGAGGCGAATCCTCGTCCCCGCCGGTGACAAAATCCGCCAATGGGGCGAAGCTGTAGCGATAGTCTGCGCTTCGACGGAAAAAGAAGCACGGGCCGCGGCGGAAGCGGTTCGGGTCGAGATGGAGGAACTGACCCCCGTTTTGAACGTCATGGAAGCGATGAAGAAGGACGCCCCGAAGGTCTACGACGAGATCGAGGGGATCGACGGGATGCCCAACTGCTTCAATAAACGCCCCTTTATCAAGGGTGAGGATCCCGCCCCGCTCCTTGAAAAGGCCCCCTACCTGGTCGAAGAGGAATTCCTGAGCTCACGCCAGCCCCACTTGACCATAGAGACCGACTGCGGCTTCGGTTATTACGACGAAGAAGGGCGCCTTACGATCCAGAGCAAGAGCATCATGATCTACGCCCACCAGATGATGATCGCCCGCGGCCTGGGAGTGCCCCCTTCCAAGATTCGCGTCATTCAGAACAACACCGGCGCTACTTTCGGGTACAAAGTGGCCGTAACCAACGAGCACCTCATCGGTGCCTGCGTCATCGCCACCGGCCTGCCCGTCTACATGCGCCTTGACATGAAGGAGCACATCCTCAGGACGCCCAAACGCTCGCCCTTCCTTATGAAGGTGAGGATAGGCGCGGACAAGGAGGGCAAGATCCTCGGGGCCGAACATTACTGGCACGTCGATCACGGTCCCTTCTCGGAGGCCAGCGAAAAACTGACCAACATGGGGGGACTTTTCTTCTGCGCCCCCTACGGGGTCGAGAACTTCAGGGGCTGCGGCTACACTCACTTCACGAACCACAAATGGTGCGGAGCCTTCCGCGCTTATGGGGCCCCCCAGACCTATTTCGCCGGGGAGATCGCCATCGATATGCTCGCCGAAAAGGTCGGCATGGATCCCCTGGAGTTCAGAGAGAAGAACATCATGCGGCCCGGTGACACCATGCCGGGAGGGCAAAGGCCTGAGAT encodes the following:
- a CDS encoding molybdopterin-dependent oxidoreductase; translated protein: MKQATKKRINVNGVPSDVVAYPDTFLSTVIRDQLGLTGTKVGCGVGQCGACNVLMDGKLVRSCIVKWNTVPEDANILTIEGLGAPGKLHALQWAFIKTGAIQCGFCTPGFIISTKALLDSNPDPDRATIREWFQKNRNACRCTGYIQITDAVMLAAKVLRGEEEMTDFSELLGKDGSVWGTRYPRPNAVYKATGTFDFGDDVKLKLPEGTLFAVPVCPETHHAVVKSINFAEAEKIPGVYKIVTAEDIFANKGTNRIRGQVGSETTSTDGWERRILVPAGDKIRQWGEAVAIVCASTEKEARAAAEAVRVEMEELTPVLNVMEAMKKDAPKVYDEIEGIDGMPNCFNKRPFIKGEDPAPLLEKAPYLVEEEFLSSRQPHLTIETDCGFGYYDEEGRLTIQSKSIMIYAHQMMIARGLGVPPSKIRVIQNNTGATFGYKVAVTNEHLIGACVIATGLPVYMRLDMKEHILRTPKRSPFLMKVRIGADKEGKILGAEHYWHVDHGPFSEASEKLTNMGGLFFCAPYGVENFRGCGYTHFTNHKWCGAFRAYGAPQTYFAGEIAIDMLAEKVGMDPLEFREKNIMRPGDTMPGGQRPEIYPLPAMITRLKPLYGEAQKRAAALSTDRVKRGVGVALGIYNANSVGSDEARSNIELTEDGVILYNTWEDHGQGADIGSLGTAHEALKPLGIRLEQIKLVCNDTAKAPNSGAAAASRSQIMVGNAIIDSCNQLLEAMARPDGTFRTY